The proteins below are encoded in one region of Methanosarcina barkeri 3:
- a CDS encoding cation:proton antiporter has product MEIINIALVIIGGLVFFLGVISRRIREWNFSEPFAALIVGVLLSSAGFDILDLKLLNPRILEEAARLSLAVGVMGVALRVPSSYIIKNWRSIAAMLGIVMPFMWIMNSLLVYWLLDFNFLTALLLGAIMTPTDPILAVSIVSGQLAKDKLPERLRDLISVESGSNDGLAYPFVLLPILWMAHRPEKALNHWVINTLFWEVGAAVILGALIGYTAGHILRKAQSKKTINESSYVAYTLSLTFLTLGGIKLIGSDGILAVFVAGAFFSATSTEKERRDEKRVVEGSDRFFTIPIFTLLGLALPWQEWGKLGLEGLMLALLILILHRTPILFSIKPLVPNLKNSLDVLFTGWFGPIGVAALYYARLSMRQTGIEELWPVVSLVICMSIVLHGITATYFTKLYGKYNPEKSGNE; this is encoded by the coding sequence ATGGAAATTATAAATATTGCCCTTGTAATCATAGGTGGACTGGTCTTTTTTCTCGGAGTAATTTCTCGACGTATAAGGGAATGGAACTTCTCAGAGCCATTTGCAGCTCTAATAGTTGGTGTTTTGTTGAGTTCGGCAGGTTTTGATATTCTTGATTTGAAGCTACTTAACCCTCGGATTTTAGAAGAAGCTGCCAGGCTGTCCTTAGCTGTCGGTGTAATGGGGGTAGCATTAAGAGTTCCTTCCAGCTACATTATCAAAAACTGGCGATCCATAGCAGCTATGCTTGGAATTGTAATGCCTTTTATGTGGATAATGAATAGTCTGCTTGTATACTGGCTTCTTGACTTCAACTTTCTTACAGCCTTACTGCTTGGCGCAATTATGACTCCGACAGATCCGATACTTGCAGTATCCATTGTAAGCGGACAATTAGCAAAAGATAAACTACCTGAAAGACTAAGAGATTTAATCTCAGTGGAATCCGGCTCTAATGATGGTTTGGCTTATCCTTTCGTACTGCTTCCTATTCTATGGATGGCTCACAGACCTGAGAAAGCCCTGAACCACTGGGTGATAAATACCCTTTTCTGGGAAGTGGGAGCTGCAGTAATTTTGGGAGCTCTAATAGGCTATACAGCAGGCCATATACTAAGAAAAGCACAGAGCAAAAAAACTATTAATGAATCTTCTTACGTTGCTTACACTCTTTCCCTTACATTCCTTACCTTAGGAGGTATAAAACTCATTGGAAGCGACGGGATACTTGCCGTTTTTGTTGCAGGTGCGTTCTTCAGTGCGACATCAACCGAAAAAGAGAGACGAGATGAGAAGCGTGTAGTTGAAGGGTCGGACCGTTTTTTTACGATTCCTATATTTACACTTCTTGGCCTGGCTTTGCCATGGCAGGAGTGGGGAAAACTCGGATTAGAAGGTTTAATGCTAGCTTTATTAATATTAATCCTGCACCGAACACCCATTCTTTTTTCTATTAAACCTCTTGTGCCTAATCTAAAAAACAGCCTTGATGTTCTCTTTACAGGCTGGTTTGGGCCTATTGGAGTGGCAGCTCTTTATTATGCTAGACTTTCAATGAGACAAACCGGAATAGAAGAACTGTGGCCAGTTGTTAGCCTGGTAATATGCATGTCAATTGTGCTTCACGGAATAACTGCAACTTACTTTACAAAGCTTTATGGAAAATATAATCCGGAAAAGTCAGGAAATGAGTAA
- a CDS encoding CDC48 family AAA ATPase: MTDNEKIAAKLKVAEADQRDVGKGIVRVDDSFREKLGLKPFDVIEIKGGKSTSALVGRPYPSDSGLDIIRMDGLIRTNAKTSIGEYVDIRKADWKEAKSVTLAPVAKGMQIYAPSETLKAVFMNRTVSKGDFISTTSLRRSRERETFGKGIMFEDFFQDFFGPGMGQSFGLGEIKLQVISTSPSGIVKITDMTEVELLPEAAEVTPEQNVPTVMYEDLGGVKDAITKIREMIELPLKHPELFDRLGIDAPKGVLLYGPPGTGKTMLAKAVANESDAYFISVNGPEIMSKYYGESEKGIRDVFEEAEKNAPAIIFLDEIDSIAPKRAEVTGEVERRVVAQLLSLMDGLKARKNVIVIGSTNRPEAIDMALRRPGRFDREIELRVPDTEGRLEIFQIHTRGMPLAENVNLMDFAQITYGFVGADIAALCREAAMSSLRRILPKINLNEPEIPSEILDTLRVTREDFENALKDVQPSAIREILIEIPNVSWEDVGGLEGVKQLLKEAVEWPLKSPESYRDIGVEAPKGVLLYGPPGTGKTLLAKAIAHESEANFITAKGSDLLSKWYGESEKRIAEVFSRARQVAPSIIFLDELDSLAPIRGASVGEPQVTARILNQLLSEMDGLEELRAVVVIGATNRPDIIDPALLRPGRFDELILVPVPDAGARKEIFKVQTSKMSLAEDVDIEKLVSMTDQYTGADIAAVCKKAGRDALREDLHAKEVKQKHFLQAIAETGPSVTPDTMKYYHAVQSGLRKRQSKEIETPFYS, from the coding sequence TTGACAGACAACGAAAAAATAGCTGCAAAACTAAAAGTCGCAGAAGCTGATCAAAGAGACGTCGGAAAAGGAATTGTCCGGGTGGATGACAGTTTCCGGGAAAAGCTGGGCCTTAAGCCTTTTGACGTTATTGAAATAAAAGGAGGAAAATCAACTTCAGCCCTGGTAGGGCGTCCGTATCCCAGCGACTCGGGCCTTGATATTATCCGCATGGATGGGCTCATCCGTACTAATGCAAAAACTAGCATAGGGGAGTACGTGGACATTCGCAAAGCTGACTGGAAAGAAGCAAAGAGTGTAACTCTTGCGCCTGTAGCTAAGGGCATGCAGATTTATGCTCCAAGTGAAACTCTTAAAGCCGTATTCATGAACCGTACGGTTTCGAAGGGTGATTTTATTTCCACCACAAGCTTGAGACGATCCCGAGAGAGGGAGACTTTTGGGAAAGGAATTATGTTCGAGGATTTCTTTCAGGACTTTTTTGGTCCAGGTATGGGACAGTCATTTGGGCTGGGAGAAATAAAGTTACAGGTGATCTCCACTTCCCCGTCTGGAATAGTAAAGATTACAGATATGACAGAGGTTGAGCTCCTACCCGAAGCTGCAGAAGTAACACCTGAACAGAATGTTCCCACAGTCATGTATGAAGATCTGGGTGGGGTTAAAGACGCTATCACCAAAATAAGAGAAATGATAGAATTACCTTTGAAGCACCCTGAACTTTTTGATAGACTGGGAATTGATGCTCCAAAAGGAGTACTGCTTTACGGACCGCCTGGAACAGGTAAGACAATGCTTGCAAAAGCAGTTGCAAATGAGTCCGACGCCTACTTTATCTCAGTCAATGGTCCGGAAATTATGTCCAAGTACTACGGTGAGTCCGAAAAAGGGATCAGAGATGTCTTTGAAGAAGCAGAGAAAAACGCTCCTGCAATCATTTTCCTTGATGAAATCGACTCCATTGCACCTAAGAGGGCTGAGGTAACCGGAGAAGTTGAAAGGAGAGTTGTAGCTCAACTCCTCTCTCTGATGGACGGGCTTAAGGCTCGCAAGAACGTGATTGTGATAGGGTCAACCAACCGTCCTGAAGCAATTGATATGGCACTTCGCCGCCCTGGTAGATTTGATAGAGAGATTGAATTAAGGGTTCCGGACACTGAAGGAAGGCTCGAGATCTTCCAGATCCACACAAGAGGTATGCCACTTGCCGAAAACGTAAATCTCATGGACTTCGCTCAGATAACTTATGGGTTCGTGGGAGCTGACATTGCTGCACTTTGCCGGGAAGCTGCAATGAGTTCCTTGAGACGGATTCTTCCGAAGATTAACCTCAATGAACCTGAAATTCCAAGTGAGATCCTTGACACACTTCGGGTCACAAGGGAAGACTTCGAAAACGCCTTGAAAGATGTCCAGCCATCTGCTATAAGAGAGATCCTTATCGAAATTCCGAATGTGAGCTGGGAAGATGTAGGCGGCCTGGAAGGAGTAAAACAACTTTTGAAGGAGGCCGTGGAGTGGCCCCTTAAAAGTCCGGAGTCATACAGGGATATAGGAGTTGAGGCTCCCAAAGGAGTACTTTTATATGGTCCTCCTGGTACTGGAAAGACTCTCCTTGCAAAAGCTATTGCCCACGAGTCCGAAGCTAACTTCATTACCGCAAAAGGAAGCGATCTGCTTTCCAAGTGGTACGGAGAGTCGGAAAAAAGAATTGCCGAGGTTTTTTCACGGGCAAGGCAGGTTGCTCCTTCAATTATTTTCCTGGATGAGCTTGATTCTCTTGCGCCAATTCGGGGAGCTTCCGTTGGTGAGCCACAGGTTACAGCCAGAATTCTGAATCAGCTGCTTTCCGAGATGGACGGGCTTGAGGAACTCAGAGCTGTAGTTGTAATAGGTGCAACCAATCGTCCTGATATTATAGATCCGGCTCTTCTAAGGCCTGGACGTTTTGACGAGTTAATTCTCGTTCCCGTTCCGGATGCGGGAGCTAGGAAGGAAATTTTTAAGGTCCAGACCTCTAAAATGTCGCTTGCAGAGGATGTTGACATTGAAAAACTGGTTTCCATGACCGATCAGTATACAGGTGCTGACATTGCAGCTGTATGTAAAAAAGCAGGAAGAGACGCACTTCGGGAAGACCTTCATGCTAAAGAGGTGAAGCAGAAACACTTCCTTCAAGCGATTGCTGAAACCGGGCCTTCGGTTACTCCTGATACCATGAAGTATTACCATGCTGTACAGAGTGGCCTGAGAAAAAGGCAGTCAAAAGAAATAGAAACTCCATTTTATAGCTGA
- a CDS encoding DedA family protein: MADQSYFIDLFLHLDAHLSEITNEYGLLTYLLLFAIIFCETGLVITAFLPGDSLIFATGALAASGSFNLLTLLIVLCLAAIAGDTVNYHIGHFLGNRVTNRENMRFIKKKQLDRTHLFFEKYGVKTIIIARFIPVIRTFAPFVAGIGTMPYSTFISYNIIGGVLWVTSFLFGGYFFGNLLVVKDNFSFLVLGVVLVSLLSGIIAYIQSKRDPKGM, translated from the coding sequence ATGGCAGATCAAAGCTATTTTATCGATTTATTTTTGCATCTGGACGCTCACTTAAGCGAAATAACAAACGAATATGGTTTATTAACGTATTTACTATTGTTCGCTATTATCTTTTGTGAGACAGGTCTGGTGATAACTGCTTTCCTACCGGGTGATTCTCTCATCTTTGCAACCGGAGCTCTGGCTGCCAGTGGCTCGTTCAACTTACTCACTCTACTTATTGTACTATGTCTTGCAGCTATTGCAGGAGATACTGTCAATTATCACATTGGTCATTTTTTGGGAAATCGAGTAACAAATCGTGAAAATATGCGGTTTATTAAAAAGAAGCAGCTTGACCGTACACACTTATTCTTTGAAAAGTATGGGGTGAAAACGATAATTATAGCCCGCTTTATCCCTGTTATCCGTACATTTGCACCGTTTGTAGCGGGAATTGGAACAATGCCATATTCGACATTCATTAGTTACAACATCATTGGAGGAGTTTTATGGGTAACATCATTCCTTTTTGGAGGATACTTTTTTGGAAACTTGTTAGTTGTAAAGGATAACTTCAGCTTTCTAGTACTTGGAGTAGTTCTTGTTTCATTACTCTCAGGCATTATTGCGTATATTCAGAGCAAACGTGACCCAAAAGGAATGTGA
- a CDS encoding lysylphosphatidylglycerol synthase transmembrane domain-containing protein: MGTLIKIIVALLLLAAGVYLVRSYWPEIVPVMKEIWGTLKETKLRYVFLAISVYLLSVYLFSVRWQQVLYCIDYNIKVTRLVPVYFGEIFVNNVTPGGNMAAGESFRILWANKLFGISYINAFKTVFFERLVEAIPVFFLSIYILYAFPALEIRFLPSIDRLTLKSVHLFFLIFLAAGIIMWFFREKLISLFRNIQKNWEIFKQSFIPVLLLSCGVWILDVIRLKLVALALNIDLSLSLIVTISILTFILGALPLTPGGLGIIEGGLISLLMYFGLSLASASSFVLLERFISYGISSIIGFLYLSYYGGFKVWKRLREEKLY, encoded by the coding sequence ATGGGAACTTTGATAAAAATCATAGTGGCCCTGTTACTGCTCGCAGCAGGTGTATATCTTGTCCGCAGTTACTGGCCAGAGATCGTACCTGTTATGAAAGAGATATGGGGAACACTCAAGGAAACAAAGCTACGTTATGTTTTTCTAGCAATCTCGGTATACTTGTTGAGTGTATACTTATTTTCTGTCCGCTGGCAGCAGGTTCTCTACTGTATTGACTACAATATAAAAGTTACACGTCTTGTTCCTGTTTATTTCGGAGAAATATTCGTAAATAACGTTACTCCGGGAGGGAACATGGCAGCGGGAGAATCTTTCAGAATCCTTTGGGCCAACAAACTTTTCGGGATAAGCTATATCAATGCTTTTAAAACAGTTTTCTTTGAAAGACTGGTTGAAGCAATTCCTGTTTTTTTCTTATCAATTTATATTCTATATGCTTTTCCGGCTTTAGAGATCAGATTCCTGCCCTCAATTGACAGGTTAACGTTAAAATCAGTCCATCTGTTTTTCCTGATCTTTCTGGCAGCAGGAATAATAATGTGGTTCTTTAGAGAAAAATTAATTTCTCTCTTTCGTAATATACAGAAAAACTGGGAAATATTTAAACAATCTTTTATTCCCGTTCTCCTTCTATCCTGTGGAGTCTGGATTCTTGATGTAATACGTCTCAAACTGGTTGCTTTAGCTCTGAATATTGACCTCTCTTTAAGCCTGATTGTAACAATTTCAATCCTGACCTTTATTCTGGGAGCCTTACCATTAACTCCAGGAGGCCTAGGAATAATTGAAGGAGGCCTGATCTCTTTACTTATGTACTTTGGTTTATCCCTTGCATCTGCAAGCAGTTTCGTTCTTTTAGAGCGTTTTATTTCTTATGGGATCAGCAGCATAATCGGATTTCTGTACCTGTCTTACTATGGAGGATTTAAGGTCTGGAAAAGATTAAGAGAAGAAAAGTTATACTGA
- a CDS encoding NosD domain-containing protein, which yields MKINKKAVLISASLILCLIVISSTASAATLKVGPKEKYKTIQKAVNAAHEGDTIIVSSGTYRENVNITKSSLTILGKGYPKVNGFYDYIDPYSGDFGQSDININGFSITKNGIDLSDRAVSGQIIRNNYFYSCDASISGDMASGNLIKNNDFTNGGIFLSESSVDIIGNKIKNADIGIELFEGAGSTTGALISKNKITGCNVGIKFHGFSSGDVYDNYFNNKKNIVFGSTSFGSVGSWNTTKTPDYNIVLGPYIGGNFWGSPNGKGFSQTASDKNYDGIADSSYAINSKNIDYLPLVAIKAPVASFKMSKSSGKAPLTVKFTDTSKGVNMTEKWNFGDGSTSTLKNPSHKYTKVGKFKVTLTETNKVGSSSKSQLVKVTK from the coding sequence ATGAAAATTAACAAGAAAGCAGTTTTAATATCGGCATCACTGATTTTATGTTTAATCGTTATTTCATCGACTGCATCAGCTGCTACTTTAAAAGTAGGACCCAAAGAAAAATACAAGACAATTCAAAAGGCTGTAAACGCCGCTCACGAAGGAGATACCATTATTGTTAGTTCTGGAACTTATCGTGAGAACGTTAATATTACAAAAAGTAGCTTAACAATTCTTGGAAAAGGTTATCCGAAGGTAAATGGATTCTATGATTATATTGACCCCTATAGTGGTGATTTCGGACAAAGCGATATTAATATAAACGGATTCTCTATCACTAAAAATGGAATTGATTTAAGTGACAGAGCAGTAAGTGGTCAAATAATAAGAAATAATTATTTCTATTCTTGTGATGCTTCTATTTCTGGAGATATGGCTTCTGGTAATCTTATCAAAAACAACGATTTTACAAATGGTGGAATTTTTTTAAGTGAATCTAGCGTAGATATAATTGGAAATAAAATCAAGAATGCGGATATTGGGATAGAGTTATTTGAAGGAGCTGGATCAACAACAGGTGCATTAATTTCAAAAAATAAAATAACTGGCTGCAATGTAGGAATTAAGTTTCACGGATTTAGTAGCGGTGATGTTTATGATAATTACTTTAACAACAAAAAGAACATAGTATTCGGTTCAACATCGTTTGGCAGTGTAGGTTCCTGGAATACCACTAAGACTCCAGATTATAATATCGTTTTAGGACCTTATATTGGCGGGAACTTCTGGGGCTCCCCTAATGGCAAAGGCTTCTCTCAGACAGCTTCTGATAAAAACTATGATGGAATTGCAGATTCCTCTTATGCTATAAATAGTAAAAATATTGATTACTTACCCCTGGTTGCTATTAAAGCTCCGGTAGCTTCTTTTAAAATGTCAAAGTCAAGCGGGAAAGCACCATTAACAGTCAAGTTCACAGATACAAGCAAAGGAGTGAATATGACTGAAAAATGGAACTTTGGAGATGGCTCAACTTCCACTTTAAAGAATCCGTCACATAAGTATACAAAAGTTGGAAAGTTTAAGGTTACTTTGACGGAAACTAATAAGGTAGGAAGCAGTTCAAAGAGTCAGCTTGTGAAAGTTACTAAATGA
- a CDS encoding PKD domain-containing protein, which produces MLALLAIPLPAMAQAPTADFYADKTYGTAPLTVHFYSTGVTGSPTSYFWKFEHETSSDWNSHHFGNAVHTFRYPGVYDVSLTVTNADGSTTNTKTSYITVKE; this is translated from the coding sequence TTGCTAGCTCTATTAGCCATTCCACTACCTGCAATGGCACAAGCACCTACAGCAGATTTCTACGCTGACAAAACATACGGAACTGCACCCCTGACTGTTCATTTTTACAGCACTGGCGTCACAGGCAGCCCAACCAGTTACTTCTGGAAATTTGAACACGAAACAAGCAGCGATTGGAATTCACATCACTTTGGAAATGCTGTTCATACATTTAGGTATCCAGGGGTCTATGATGTTAGCCTAACTGTAACAAATGCAGATGGAAGCACAACAAACACGAAAACGAGCTATATCACGGTTAAAGAATAA